In Dehalococcoidia bacterium, the genomic stretch CGTAGAGCACGGGCGGGATGTCATCGACGGCGTTCTTGTCCCAGAGCGAGTACATGGCGATGCAGAGTCCCGTCCCGAGCGCGAAGGCGATCGAGGGCGCCGCGTGCTTCAGCTCGACCTCGCGCGGGAGCGAAATGATGATGACGCCGGCGACGATCAGGCAGATCCCGACGACGGCGATCGGGGCGGGGCGCTCCTCGAGCAGGATGACGGCGCCGATGACGGTGAAGATCGGGCCGGTGCCGCGCGACAGCGGATAGACGACGGAAAGATCGCCGCGACGATAGCCCTCGGTAAGCACGTGAAAGTAGAGCGTGTGCAGGCAGCCGCTGACAAGCATGAACGCGAGCGCCTCCGGGCCGAATTCGCCGCGGAGCACGACGGCCAGGACGATGGTCAGCGGCAGGAAGAACAGCACGGAGCAAGCGACGGTCGCGGCGGCGAAGCCGAGTCCGCCGCGCGCGCCCTTCGCGGCGTAGTTCCACGAGGCGTGAAAGACGGCAGCGCCGAGGACGAGGAGGAGTGCACCGATGGGCATGGCGGGGGTAGTAAACAGCAAACGAACGACAGCAAACAGCAAAGGGCAAACAGCAAACGGCAAGCAGCAAAGGGCGACGACAACAGACGACAAACAGCAGACAACAGAGGGGGTTGGCCGAGGGCGAGGGGCTTCTCTCGATCGTGGGGGCCGGGTTGCCTACAATTCGAGCCTCAATGATCGAAGGGAGGCGGCGGCATGGTGCTGGAACGTTTGCGGCTCGATGGGAGGGTGGCGATCGTCACCGGGGCGGGGCGCGGACTCGGGCGGCAGATGGCGCTCGCGCTCGCGGAAGCCGGCGCCGACGTCGTGTGCGCGGCGCGGACGGCGGAGCAGATCGACCGGACGAAGGCGGACATCGAAGCGCGCGGGCGGCGGGCCATCGCGCAGCCGACCGACGTGCAGGACTCGGCGCAGTGCGACGCGCTGATCAAGCGGGCGGCCGGCGAATTCGGACGGCTCGACATCATGCTTTCGAACGCGGGCATCGGCGACATGCGGGGCGCGAACGCGGAGCTGTGGGACGTCGACGACGGTGACTGGCGGGACACGCTCGACGTCAACCTTTCGAGTGCGTTCTACTGCGCGCGCGCCGCGTCGAAGCAGATGGTGTCGGAAGGGCACGGCGGCGTGATCATCAACCTGGCGTCGGGGACGGCGATGCGCGCGTATCCGATGAGCTTCGGCTACGGCGCGGCGAAGGCGGGCGTGATCGCGCTCACCAAGTCGCTGTCGGCGATGCTGTGGAAGCACGCGATCCGCGTCAACTGCATCATCCCGGGCTTCGTGCAGCAGGCGCCGGCGCGCAGCGAGGAGGCGCAGATCTTCGCGCAGACGCGTGGTCGCTACCTGCCTGCGCAACGTCTCGGCGAGGCGTGGGAGTTGGGGCCGCTCGCCGTGTACCTGGCTTCCGACGCGTCGAGCTATGTGACGGGCCAAGGGTTCGTGATCGACGGCGGCGGCCTGGCCGGCGGGCTGGCGCCGATCGGTTTCGCGCCAGACGTCGCGCTGGGTTAGGAGCGAGAGATGCAAAACGAGTGGGGCGACGTCGCGATCTCGGTCGATGCCTACAACCTGGCAGGCAAGCGCGCGCTCGTCATCGGTGCGGGCGGCGCGGCGGGGCGGGCGATCGCGCTGGCGCTCGGGGAAGCGGGCGCGGACGTCACCGTGTCTTCGGCGAGCGAGCGCGGCGACGACGTGATGGCCGCGAAGGGCGTGCAGCGCGAACTGACGAAGATGGGCCGCAAGTCATCGACCGTCGCGACGGACGTGACGCTGGGCACGGGCGTGCAGGTCATGGTGCGGCAGGTCGCGAAGGAGATGGATGGCATCGACATCCTGGTCAACGCGCCGGACCTCTTCCTCGGCAAGGCGGCGGAAGCGACGACGGACGTCGAGTTCAACCGCGTCATGCAAGTGAACCTGGCCGGGACGTTTCACGGGTGCCGCGCCGCCGGCAAGGAGATGCTGAAGCAGGGGCGCGGCGGCCGCATCATCAACGTGACGTCGGCGCTGGGTGAGCGCGCAATAGCGAACGCGGCGGCATACTGCGCGGCGCACGCAGGCGTTCACAACCTGACGCGAGCGCTGGCGCAGGAGTGGGGCCCGCAGGGCATCACGGTGAACGCGATCGCGCAGGGGTGGATGGAGTACACGCCGGCGATCGGCAACCCGGACCCGGCGGCGAACCAGACGGTGCGCTTCGTGCCGATGAAGCGGGCGGGGACGGCGGAGGAACTGGCGCCGCTGGCGGTGTATCTCGCGTCGGACGCGTGCGGGTATATCAGCGGGCAGGTGATGTACGTGGATGGCGGGTTGACGACGCATTTGTAGTGGTCGTCGGTCGTCGGGTCTCGGTCGTCGCGGACGGAACCGCAGAGCCGCAGAGGCGCAGAGGGGTTTTCTTTTGTGAGCGCGGGCTTTCAGCCCGCGCGTTGTTGTGCGTGCGCGAAGGACCTCACCCCCGGCCCCTCTCCGTCAGGCGGAGAGGAGGGACGTTCGTCCGGCACGTTCCTGCGCGTGCAGCGTCGATCTCGGCGTGGGAGGTATCGCCGTGAGGAGATCCTTCGCCGCGCGTCGCTTGCTCAGGATGACGTTATACGCCGCGCTTGCTCAGGATGACGTGTACACGCCGCGCTTGTTCAGGATGACGTGGAACCTGTCGTCGGTCGTCAGGGGCGGAACCGCGGAGGCTCACAGGCGCGGAGGGGTTTTCTTTTGTGAGCGCGGGCGTTCAGCCCGCGCTTTTGGTGGCGTGCAACGTTGATCTCGGAGTGGGAATGGTCGCCGTGAGGAGATCCTTCGCCGCGCTTCGCTTGCTCAGGATGACGTTATACGCCGCGCTTGCACAGGATGACGCGTATACGCCGGGCTTGCTCAGGATGACGTGTACACGCCGCGCTGGCTCAGGATGGCGTCGCGTTGCGCTTCGCTGGCTCAGGATGAGGTGGGTGGTGGGCGCCTTGCTCTGGATGACGGCGAACGCCACTACAATGGCGCGATGGGCAAGCTGACGCGCGCGCAGGTCGATGCGTTCCTCGAGGAGCGGCATACGGTCGTTGTGGGGACGACCTACCCGGACGGGCGGCCGCACCTGACGACAGTGTGGTATCGATGGGACAGCGAGGCATTCTGGCTCGCGACAAACCGGACGACGGTGAAGTATCGCAACCTGCGGCGGGACCCGCGGATCACGCTGCTGATCGATGCGCCGCCGCGCGAGACGTCGGTCGCGGCGTACGGGAGGGTGGAGGAGATCGCGCGGGATGAAGGGGCGTGGGACGGGGCGCTGGCGATCGTCGCACGTTACGTCGAGGACGCGCGGGCCTATTTGGAAGAGCGTCGAGACGAGCCGCGTGTGCTTCTACGCGTCAAACCCGACACAATGGTGACGTGGACACCGGAATGATCTTGGGACGAGCCGTCGACGAGCGCACATCACTTGAGCGTGCCGCCGCTCGTCGCGCACGCGGACCATGGCGTCCACGTCGCCGGATCGATCTCACGAAGCGCGTTCCGAAGAGCCTGCGATGACAGAGTCCGAAGAACTGCTGCGCGCCGCATTGCCCAAGCTTCCGTCGGGGCTGGCGGAGCACGTGCTGCGCGTGACCGACGAGGCGGCGCGGCTGGCGAGTGTCCACGGCGTCGACCGCGAAGCGGCGAAGATCGCCGCGCTCGGGCACGACATCCTGCGGGCGCACAGCGGCGACCGGCTGCTGCAGATCGCGGCGGAGCAGGGGTACGCGATCGATGCGGCGGACGCGATCGCGCCGATCCTCCTGCACGGGCCGCTTTCGGTCGAGATCCTGCGCGAGCAGTACCACGTGCGCGACGCCGACGTGTTGGCGGCGGTGGCGCGCCACACGACCGCGCACGCCGGGATGTCGCCGCTACAGAAGCTGCTGTTCGTGGCGGACAAGATCGAACCGCACAAGATGGGCGGCCGTCCCGACGTCATTCGCGTCGGCGACCTGGCGGAGAGCGACCTCGACGCGGCGCTGCTGGCGTATCTCGACTACCAGGTGCAGAACGCGGTCGAGCAGCGTTGGCCGCTGCACCCGAATACGATCGCGGCGCGGAACGAGCTGATCGCGGCGAAGGTGGGCGGCGCCAGCAAGTAGCGGGTTGGCATCGGTGCGCGTCTACTCGCGCCGGCGCGCGATGCCGCGCGGGCTGAAAGCCCGCGCTCGGTTAGTTCTCGCGGCGCGGNNNNNNNNNNNNNNNNNNNNNNNNNNNNNNNNNNNNNNNNNNNNNNNNNNNNNNNNNNNNNNNNNNNNNNNNNNNNNNNNNNNNNNNNNNNNNNNNNNNNCGCGGTAAACGTGGGCGGCGCCAGCAAGTAGCGGGTTGGCATCGGTTCGCGTCTATTCGCGCCGGCGCGCGATGCCGCGCGGGCTTTCAGCCCGCGCTCGGTTGTCGGGCAGCTCTCGGGTCTGCGCCTCGGCGCTGCAATTCGTTACCCTCGCACTCATGATCACCGTGCGGGGCAAACAGCTCGCAGACATCACCGCAGATGAGCTGCGCTCGCTGATCGACGCGTATGACGGCGTGACGCTTGACGTCGGTGCGGGCGATGGGCGATTTGTGTACCACTACGCGCAGCAGCACCCGGAGCGGTTCGTGATCGGCATCGACCCGGTGCGGGAGAACATGCGCGAGATCTCGGCGAAGGCGGCGAAGAAGCGAGAGCGCGGCGGCGCTGCGAATGTGCTGTTCGTCGTCGGGAGCATTGAGCAGCCGCCGGAGGAGTTGCGCGGCGTCGCCGACGAGATCTTCGTGACGCTGCCGTGGGGGAGCCTGATGCGCGGGATCATTCTCGGCGAGGCTCAGGTGCTCGACGCGCTGGCGTCGTTCGGGACGCCCGGCGCGCGGATGCGGATCGTGCTGAACACACGCATCTTCGACGATCCGGTGCCGCTCGAAGCGCGCGACCTGCCGGAGGTGACGCCCGACTACGCGCGCGAGACCCTGGCACCGGCGTTCGAGCGCGCGGGCATGCGCATCGGCCGGGCTGAGTGGATGGACGCGGACGAAGTCGCTACGCTCGGCACGACGTGGGCCAAGCGGCTGTCGCATCGGCGGCCGCCGCGGTCGGTGGCGGTGTACGCTGCGCGTACGACAACAGACAACACACAACAGACAACAGAGGGATGACGGTGGGCAGTTCGCTTGTGATTCGGGCGCTGGAGCCGCGCGACGCTGAGGCATGCGATGCGGTGCTTGCGAGTTTGCCGTACTTCTTCGGCGACCCGGACGGTGTTCGCATGGCGCACGAGGCCGTACGGCACCAGCGCGGGTTTGTTGCAGAGGCGGACGGGGCGGTGCGCGGCTTTATCACGCTGGAGCAGCATCAGCCGGGGAGCAGCGAGATCACGTGGCTCGCGGTGCAGGCGGAGCATCGGCGTGGCGGCATCGGGCGGATGCTGGTGGAGACGGCGGTGGAGTTGTTGCGCGGCGAGGGGCAGTCGATGCTGTTCGTGCTGACGCTGGGGCCATCGGTGCCGGAGCCTCCGAGCGTCGCGGACAACTACGAGGGCACGCGCGAGTTCTATCGTCGCACGGGATTCGTCGGGTTGCGGGAGTTCGGCCTGCGCGACTGGAATGACGCGTACGCGCTGGTATTGGGGCGGCCACTGTTGCGAGGATAGGGCAACCACGATGAACCGTGACGCGCTTCGTGAACTGTTCGATTACACCACCTTCACCTGGGCAACGTACGGCAATATCGTGCGTTCGCTGCCGAACCACGCGTTCGCGCAGGGGGTCGAAGGATCGGGGTGGCCGTCGCTGCGGGACGTGTTGTTCCACATCGCCGCGGGGTGGGACGATTGGATCTGCGAGCTGACCGGGAGACGTTTCAGCCCGTCGTTCGCGAGGAATTGACGACCTGGGAGGACATCGACTCGATCCGCTCGAAGACGAGGCCGCTGCTACATCGCATCATCGACGAGACGCCTGATGAAGAGCTGAACATGCCGACGAAGGCAGCGCTAGCGGCCCCCGCCCGCGCGCCGAGCGAGATCATCGCGCACATCCTGCTCCATGAGCGCGGGCACCACGGCGACGTGACGACGTTGCTCTCGGCGCTGGGGGTAACTCTGCCGTTGAGCGACTACCTGGTGTTTGCGTTCTTCCGGGATCGCCCTGGCTGAATGTCGAAATGAGCTCGAGTTCGGGTGACAGATGGCCGGGAAGTCACTCCCCCTGACACGATTCGTCAGGAGACGGTCGGCGAACACGCGTGCTAGACTGCATCCCGCGTGACCCCGCCCGACCTCCGATATCTTGCTTCCAGGAGCCGATTAGCCGATGCCATTGGACGCCATCATCGTCAAGGGCGCCCGCGAACATAACCTCAAGGACGTCGACGTCCGCATCCCGCGCGACCGTCTCGTGGTGATCACGGGGCTCTCGGGGTCCGGGAAGTCGTCGCTTGCCTTCGACACGATCTACGCCGAGGGGCAGCGTCGTTATGTCGAATCGCTGTCCGCCTACGCCCGCCAGTTCCTCGGCCAGATGGAAAAGCCCGACGTCGATTACATCGAAGGCCTGTCGCCGGCGATCTCGATCGACCAGAAGGGCGCCAGCCACAATCCGCGCTCGACCGTCGGCACGGTGACGGAGATCTACGACTACCTGCGCCTGCTGTACGCGCGCGCCGGCACGCCGCACTGCCCGCAGTGCGGCCGCCCGATCGAGCGCCAGACGGTACAGCAGATCGTCGACACGATCTTCGCAATCGAGCCCGGCAAGAAGCTGATGATCCTGGCGCCGATCATCCGCGACCGGAAGGGCGAGCATCAACACATCTTCGAAGATGGGCGACGGGCGGGCTTCGTGCGCGTTCGCGTCGACGGGCGGATCCGCGACCTCGGCGAGCAGATCGACCTCGACAAGAAGCGCAAGCACACGGTCGAGATCGTCGTCGACCGGCTGATCGCGGAGGGCGCCGAGGGCGAGGGCACGGCTTCGAGCGCGAGCCGGCTCGCGGACAGCGTCGAGCAGGCGCTGAAGCTCGGCGGCGGCACCGTGCTGGTGGACGTCGAGGGCGAGGGCGAGCGGATGTACTCCGAGCACTACGCCTGCGCGTTCGACGGCACGAACGTCGGCGAGATCGCGCCGCGCAACTTCTCGTTCAACAGTCCGCACGGTGCGTGCCCCGAATGCACGGGGCTCGGCGTGAAGATGGAGATCGACCAGGCGCTCGTGATCCCGAACCGCAGCGTGTCGATCGAAGGCGGGGCGATCTCACCGTGGTCGCGGCAACAGGCGACGAGCACGTGGTACTTCCGGATGCTGCAGGCGCTGGCGCGGAAGCACAATTTCAAACTGAACGTGCCGGTGAAGGAGATGAAGGACAAGCATCTTCGCCTGGTGCTGTACGGCGATCAGGACCCGATCTCGATCAACTACAAGACGTCGGGTGGGCACACGAACCGGTGGGACACGACGTTCGAGGGCGTCATCCCGAACCTCTCGCGCCGGTATCGCGAAACGGACTCCGATTACATCCGCGGCGAGATCGAGCGCTACATGGCCGCGACGCCCTGCCCGGTGTGCAAGGGCGCACGTCTGAAGCCGGAAAGCCTCGCCGTGACGGTCGCGGGCGACAACATCCACCGCGTGACGTCGATGGACGTGCGAGAAGCGCGCGACTGGATCGAACACATCGGCGGCAAGGATACGCCGCTGAGCGAGCGCGAACAGATGATCGCGCGGCAGATCGTGAAGGAGATCCGCGAGCGCCTGACGTTCATGTTCGACGTCGGACTCGACTATCTGACGTTGAACCGCGCGGCGGGCACGCTGTCCGGCGGCGAGGCGCAGCGCATCCGCCTGGCGACGCAGATCGGTTCGAGCCTGATGGGTGTGCTGTACGTCTGTGACGAGCCGAGCATCGGGCTGCACCCGGTCGACGACGCGCGCCTGATCAAGACGCTGGAGCGCCTGCGCGATCTTGGCAATACGGTGCTGATCGTCGAGCACGACGAAGCGATGATGCGCGCGGCCGACCACATCATCGACATGGGTCCGGGAGCGGGTGAAGGCGGCGGGCGCGTCGTCGCGGAGGGCACGATCGACGACATCATGGCGTCGGCAGGCTCGATGACCGGCGCGTACCTGTCGGGGCGGCGGTCCGTACCGATGCCTGAGACGCGCCGACCGGGCAGCGGCGCGTCGATCACGGTCGTCGGGGCGCGCGAGAACAATCTGAAGAATATCGATGTCGAGATCCCGCTCGCGAAGTTCGTGTGCATCACGGGCGTATCCGGCTCCGGCAAGAGCACGCTGATCAACGACCTGCTGTATAAGAAGGCGGCGCAGGAGTTGTACAACGCACGCGAGCGTCCCGGTAAGGTCGATGCGATCGACGGGCTCGAGCACATCGACAAGGTCGTGAACATCGACCAGTCGCCGATCGGCCGCACGCCGCGCTCGAACCCGGCCACGTACACCGGCACCTTCACGCCGATCCGCGAGCTGTTCGCGTCGGTGCCGGAAGCGCGGCTGCGCGGCTATACGCCGGGCCGTTTCTCGTTCAACGTGAAGGGCGGCCGCTGCGAGGCGTGTTCCGGCGACGGCTACATCGAGATCGAGATGCACTTCCTGCCGGACGTGACGGTGCCGTGCGAGGTGTGCAAGGGCAAACGCTACAACCGCGAAGCGCTCGAGATCCTGTACAAGGGCAAGAACATCGCCGAAGTGCTCGATATGACGGTCACCGAGGCGTGCGCGTTCTTCGAGAAGGTGCCGCGCATCTCGGCGAAGCTCGACACGCTGCACGACGTCGGGCTCGGCTATATCCGGCTCGGGCAGCCGGCGACGACGCTTTCGGGCGGCGAGGCGCAGCGCGTGAAGCTTTCGACGGAGCTTTCGAAGCGCTCGACGGGGCGCACGCTGTACATCCTCGACGAGCCGACGACGGGGCTTTCGTTCGAGGACACGCGGGCGCTGCTGGAGGTGCTGCAACGGCTCGTCGATGGCGGCAATACGGTCGTCGTGATCGAGCATCACCTGGACGTGATCAAGAACGCCGACCACATCATCGACCTGGGGCCGTTCGGCGGCGACCGCGGCGGCAGGATCATCGCGCAGGGGACGCCGGAGGAAGTGGCGCTCGTCGAGGAGAGCTTCACGGGCCAGTACCTGCTCCGCGTCCTTGCGAGTGAGCGCGTTGAAGCGGCGCGCGGCGCATCGAAGCGCAACGGCATGACGAAGCGCGGCGCGGCGGCGAAGAACGTCGCGGCGGCTGCTTCGAACGGGCGCGCGAAGGCTGCGCTACCGGCGAAGAAGGCAACGAAGCCGCTTCCCGCATCGAAGAACGGCCGGCCGAAGACGAGGACGACAGCACGCGCGCGATGAACCCGCTCCAGAAGCGCATCCGTGGATCTCTGCTTGCGATCGATGGCATGATCGAGAGCGAGGGCGCGTTCGGGCACGGCCAGGCGTTCTGGGTGAATGGCAAGCAGGTCGCACACTTCGACGGGTCGGACACGATCGAACTGCGCATCACGCGGGCCGTCTTCAGCGAGCATCGCGACCGCTTGAAGGGCGATGCGCGCGTGATGCGGCACAGCGCCTCATCTGACTGGATTGACGTGCGTTTCAGCGCCGGCGGCGACGTGGCCCTCGTGATCGAATTGGCGGAACTCGCCGCCGCAGCGCACCGAGCGGCGCGGGGCACGACGCCGAAGCCGCCGCCCGAGGGCGCAGATCTGGCGCGCCGCAAGCGCTTTCATTGACGGGACGTACGCGGTCGTGAACAAGCAAGAACTCGCGGAGATCACGAGATCGTCGTGGCGGGCGCTGGAGGCCGAACTAGTGGAGCTTTCAGATGAGCAGATGCTGCTGCCGGGCGTCGGCGGCGACTGGTCGGTGAAGGACGTGCTCGCGCATATTTCGGCGTGGGAGCGCATGTTTATCCGCGATATCGAACATGTGATGCGTGGTGAGGAGCCTGAACAGCCGGAGCTGTGGACGGGGCAGATTACCGGCGAGACCAACAGCCGCATCTTCGCGGAGAACCGCGACCGTCCGCTCGCCGACGTGCATGCCGACTCCCGCGCGTCGCACGAGACGTTCGTCGGGGTGATCGACCGGCTTTCCGACGCCGATCTGTTCGACGCGCAGCGCTTTCCGCAGGCGTACGGCAACGCGATCGCGCCGTGGTTTCGCGATCATGGCGACCAGCACTACGCCGAACATCACGGACAGATCGCGCGATGGAGAAGCTCGCTGGGATGAACAAGCAGGAGCTTGCGGAGATCACGCGATCGTCGCGAGGGGCGCTGGAAGCCGAACTGGCGCAGCTTTCGGACGAGCAGATGCTGACGCCGGGCGTCGTCGACGATTGGTCTGTCAAAGACGTGCTGGCGCATATCTCGGCGTGGGAGCGTATGTTCATCGATTGGATCGACGCACTGATGCGCGGCGACAAGCCGGATCGCCCGGAGTTCTTCACCGACGAATGGACGGACAAGGTGAACGCGCGCGTGTACTGGGCACACCGTACCGACTCGCTTGAGGTCGTACTGGCGGAGTTCCACGCGATGCATGAGGTAATGATGGAGTTCATCGAGGGTCTGTCCGAGGAGGACCTGTTTGATCATGCACGCTTTCCGTGGGCGAACGGCCGTGAGATGGCGCCGTGGCTGCGGGCGAACGCCGACGAGCACTACGACGAGCATCGCGAGCAGCTTGAGGCCTGGCGGCGTGCGCAGCGCGAAAGGAAGAGCGAGTGATAGACGATGCGGCGGCGCAGGCGTTCGTGGAGAGGAACCGATCCGCTGCCATGACGACGCTGCGCGCAGATGGCACGCCGCATACCGTGCGCGTCGGGATTGCGGTCGTCGATGGCAAGATCTGGAGTTCTAGCACCCAGGCACGGGCGCGCACGCGTCACCTGCGTCTCGATCCGCGATCGACGCTCTTCGTGTTCGACAGCGCGTGGGCGTATCTGACGCTGGAATGCCGCGTGACGTTGCTCGAAGGGTCCGACGTGCCTGAGCAGAGCGTAGGGCTGTTCCAGGTGATGCAGCAGGGCATATCGCCGGCGCCGGGTCCCGGCAAACTGCTGTGGAACGGCGCCGCGAAGACGCTCGAGGAGTTCAAGCAGGCGATGCGCGACGAGAAGCGCCTGATCTACGAGTTCGACGTCGTGCGCTCGTACGGCATGTACGGAGAGTCCTGACGATGACCGAGCAGCCGAAGGCGATCTTCTTCGACATGGATGGCACGATTCTCGACTGGCAGTCGGGGATGGAGGAGTCGTGGCTCGCATCGTGCGAGCAGCATTGCGCCGGCGGCTACGTCCCAGCGGAGCTGCACGACGCGATCCGCGTGCGCCGCACGTGGTTCTGGGGCGACCCGGAGCGCGCGAATGCCGGCCGCATGGACCTGGACGCGTCGAGCCGGGAGATCGTGCGAAGGGCGTTCGACGACATGAGGATCAAGAGCGTCGAGTTGGCGCACCGGATCTCGGATGACTATCGCGCGCTGCGTGATCTCGCGATCGCGCCGTATCCGGGAGCCATCGAACTGCTCGCGGGCCTGCAGTCGCGGGGGACGCGAATGGCGCTGATCACCAACGGCGCCGCGATCTCGCAGCGGCGGAGCGTCGAGCGGTTCGCGCTAGCGCGGTATTTCGACTGCGTTGTGATCGAAGGCGAGTTTGGCGTGGGGAAGCCGGACGAGCGCGTGTTTCAGCACGCGCTGGCTTCTTGCGGGGTCGAGGCGGCGGACACGTGGATGGTCGGCGACAGCCTGGAAGCCGACATCGCGCCTGCGGTGCGGCTTGGCATGCACGCCGTGTGGATCGATGGGGCCGGTGAGCTCGCGCCAACGGAAGCGCTGCGCGATCGAAATGCGCATGTGCGTCCGCATCGGGTTATCAAGCGGATCGATGAGTTGATGGCGGGCGAGCGCACTTCGTGAAATTGCCAGCGCCCGAGAGGGATCATGCCGGGTCTTCGGCGGATTGATGCGCGAAGCCGCGCGGGCTTTCAGCCCGCGCTCGTTGTGGTCGTCGGCCAGCGTTGCGCGAAGCCGCGCGGGCTTTCAGCCCGCGCTCGTTGTGGCTACTTCGCCCCGGCCGGACGCAGCTAAAGCTACGTCCCTACGATCCGGTCCCCCGAGCCCCAGCTACTTGAAGACCTTTGCGGTCAGTTCGTCGCAGCTCAGTTCTTCGATGGCTGTTGCGCGGCGCCGCAGCCATTCGTTGAAGAGGAAGAGGCCGCGCTCGTTGGCGCTGTCGAGCGAGCCGATGGCGACCACCGTGTAGACATGCATGAACAACGCCGACAAGCGGTAATCGTAGAACGCGTCATCGTAGGTGTAGTCTTTCGTGTCGTTCTGGTCGCTGATGATGTCGTGCCAGAGGCGCACCAGCCGCTCCTCATGCGCCTTGCGGACCTCCGGCGTGACGCTCGTTGACAGGAAATAGGCGACGTCGAACACGCCGCGCCCCTTGCACGAGATCTGCCAGTCGATGGCGCGGAAGGCTGGCGTACTAACGCCGTCGCCATAGAACACGTTGTCGCCGCGGAAGTCGCCGTGAATGATCGTGAGCGGCGCGGGCGCAAGCGCGTCGAGTACGTCGAGCACATGATGCTGTAGCTGTTCGCCAAGCTTCACCAGCGCGGGCGAGAGCTTGTCGCCGGCGAACTGGCAGAACGTCCCCCATGCCTGTTGGTACGCCCCCGCGGCCACCTGCTGCACGGGCCCGTTGACAGCCGGCATCCAGTCGAGCTTGTCGAGCTTCGGAGAGTTCCACCATGCGGCCTGGAACTTCGCGAGGCTGCTGATGGCAAGTTCGGCCTGTTCGGCGGCGCATCCCGGGGCTTCATCGCCTACGACTGCGGGCGCCATGTCTTCGATCAGGAGCAGGTACTCGTCGCCTTCGACGTCCATCGCGCTGTAGTAGCGCTTCGGGACGGACATGTTGACGTCCGCGGCGATGTCTTCGTAGAACCGGATCTCGCGCTCGTAAAAGCGGAAGAGGTTGGCGACGCCGCGGCCACCGGGGTCGAGTGCGGGCAGCTTGGCGACCATCGCCGTCGGAGCGCCGGCCTCGTCGCGGTCGTACGTGACCGTGATCCTGGCGAGTTGGCCGAGGAAACCAGCACCGGCGCCGATGCTTTCCGATGCCACCGACACGACGTTCGCTTCGCGGATGACGTCGTTGTCGCGCAATGCCGCGGTGAGCCACTCCGGCGAGATCTCCTGAGGGCTACGGGGAATGCTCAACTTGCCCATGCGAATCTCCCTCGTGTGGTGACGGCGATCGGGTCTAGAATCCGTCCGGGCAAAATGGCGCGTACTTCGTGCGCCACATGGCATCCCAGCGATCGAGGGGTGCATCCGGCGAAGCCTCGGCGCGCCCGAAGCGCACGGCGAGCGACGGCGACACTTGTCCGAACACCAACTGCGCAAGCGCGGAGATATCGAGTGTGAGCTGCGCTGACTCCTTCGTGCGCGACACTGCGGTGCCTTCGGGGCCCGCCTCGAGCAGCCAGCGGTCGGCGTTCCAGGGGCACATCTCATCGCGCACCTGGAAGACGACGCGCCCTTCGCCGTAGGGCCGCAGCGGCAGCGCGCGCTCCAGATCGATGATGCGGCCGAGCATCCAGTCGTAACGCGTGGTATCGAGTTCTCGCGGGTCGAGCATGATGTCGAACGCGGGATCGTCGGCGGGAGCGGCGCCTACGATGACGCGCTTGACGAGGTCGAACGTCTTGAAGAACTCCCACATCGCGCGATAAGCGCCCGGCGTCAGCCAGGCGTAGTCCCGCACGAAGAGCCGCTGTCCGGGGCCGGCGCGATCGGCATGCTCCTCGTAGAACTTGGCGCTGTAGGCGACGTAGCCCTTCGGCTCACCATCTTCCTCGT encodes the following:
- a CDS encoding ClbS/DfsB family four-helix bundle protein, with the translated sequence MNKQELAEITRSSWRALEAELVELSDEQMLLPGVGGDWSVKDVLAHISAWERMFIRDIEHVMRGEEPEQPELWTGQITGETNSRIFAENRDRPLADVHADSRASHETFVGVIDRLSDADLFDAQRFPQAYGNAIAPWFRDHGDQHYAEHHGQIARWRSSLG
- the uvrA gene encoding excinuclease ABC subunit UvrA, which gives rise to MPLDAIIVKGAREHNLKDVDVRIPRDRLVVITGLSGSGKSSLAFDTIYAEGQRRYVESLSAYARQFLGQMEKPDVDYIEGLSPAISIDQKGASHNPRSTVGTVTEIYDYLRLLYARAGTPHCPQCGRPIERQTVQQIVDTIFAIEPGKKLMILAPIIRDRKGEHQHIFEDGRRAGFVRVRVDGRIRDLGEQIDLDKKRKHTVEIVVDRLIAEGAEGEGTASSASRLADSVEQALKLGGGTVLVDVEGEGERMYSEHYACAFDGTNVGEIAPRNFSFNSPHGACPECTGLGVKMEIDQALVIPNRSVSIEGGAISPWSRQQATSTWYFRMLQALARKHNFKLNVPVKEMKDKHLRLVLYGDQDPISINYKTSGGHTNRWDTTFEGVIPNLSRRYRETDSDYIRGEIERYMAATPCPVCKGARLKPESLAVTVAGDNIHRVTSMDVREARDWIEHIGGKDTPLSEREQMIARQIVKEIRERLTFMFDVGLDYLTLNRAAGTLSGGEAQRIRLATQIGSSLMGVLYVCDEPSIGLHPVDDARLIKTLERLRDLGNTVLIVEHDEAMMRAADHIIDMGPGAGEGGGRVVAEGTIDDIMASAGSMTGAYLSGRRSVPMPETRRPGSGASITVVGARENNLKNIDVEIPLAKFVCITGVSGSGKSTLINDLLYKKAAQELYNARERPGKVDAIDGLEHIDKVVNIDQSPIGRTPRSNPATYTGTFTPIRELFASVPEARLRGYTPGRFSFNVKGGRCEACSGDGYIEIEMHFLPDVTVPCEVCKGKRYNREALEILYKGKNIAEVLDMTVTEACAFFEKVPRISAKLDTLHDVGLGYIRLGQPATTLSGGEAQRVKLSTELSKRSTGRTLYILDEPTTGLSFEDTRALLEVLQRLVDGGNTVVVIEHHLDVIKNADHIIDLGPFGGDRGGRIIAQGTPEEVALVEESFTGQYLLRVLASERVEAARGASKRNGMTKRGAAAKNVAAAASNGRAKAALPAKKATKPLPASKNGRPKTRTTARAR
- a CDS encoding ClbS/DfsB family four-helix bundle protein, translated to MNKQELAEITRSSRGALEAELAQLSDEQMLTPGVVDDWSVKDVLAHISAWERMFIDWIDALMRGDKPDRPEFFTDEWTDKVNARVYWAHRTDSLEVVLAEFHAMHEVMMEFIEGLSEEDLFDHARFPWANGREMAPWLRANADEHYDEHREQLEAWRRAQRERKSE
- a CDS encoding luciferase family protein; the protein is MNPLQKRIRGSLLAIDGMIESEGAFGHGQAFWVNGKQVAHFDGSDTIELRITRAVFSEHRDRLKGDARVMRHSASSDWIDVRFSAGGDVALVIELAELAAAAHRAARGTTPKPPPEGADLARRKRFH
- a CDS encoding pyridoxamine 5'-phosphate oxidase family protein, producing MIDDAAAQAFVERNRSAAMTTLRADGTPHTVRVGIAVVDGKIWSSSTQARARTRHLRLDPRSTLFVFDSAWAYLTLECRVTLLEGSDVPEQSVGLFQVMQQGISPAPGPGKLLWNGAAKTLEEFKQAMRDEKRLIYEFDVVRSYGMYGES
- a CDS encoding HAD family hydrolase — protein: MTEQPKAIFFDMDGTILDWQSGMEESWLASCEQHCAGGYVPAELHDAIRVRRTWFWGDPERANAGRMDLDASSREIVRRAFDDMRIKSVELAHRISDDYRALRDLAIAPYPGAIELLAGLQSRGTRMALITNGAAISQRRSVERFALARYFDCVVIEGEFGVGKPDERVFQHALASCGVEAADTWMVGDSLEADIAPAVRLGMHAVWIDGAGELAPTEALRDRNAHVRPHRVIKRIDELMAGERTS